DNA from Candidatus Dormiibacterota bacterium:
GGGGCACGCGCACGCCCTCAACCTGAAGGAAGGCGGTCACACCGTCGCCGTCGGCCTGAAGCCGGGCAGCGCCTCGCGCGCCAAGGCCGAGGGGGCGGGTCTCTCCGTGATGGACACCGCCGAGGCGGCGCTCTGGGGCGACATCGTCATGATGCTCGTCCCGGACGAGCTGGCTCCGGAGACGTACGAGAAGGAGGTCGCGCAGGGGCTGCGCGCCGGCAAGCACTTCGCCGTCGCCCACGGCTTTTCGATCCACTTCAGGAAGATCGTCCCGCCGAAGGACGTGAACGTCTTCATGGTGGCGCCGAAAGCGCCCGGGCATCTCGTGCGGCACGAGTTCACCAAGGGGGCCGGGGTGCCGATGCTCATGGCGGCGCACCAGGATCCCTCCGGGGACACGCGGGCGGTGGCCCTGGCCTACGCCTGCGCCATCGGCGGCGGCCGGGCCGGCGTCATCGAGACGACCTTCAAGGACGAGACCGAGACCGATCTGTTCGGCGAGCAGGCGGTCCTGTGCGGCGGGCTGTCGGCTCTGATCACCGCCGGCTTCGAGACGCTGGTCGAGGCGGGTTACCCGCCGGAGATGGCCTACTTCGAGTGCCTGCACGAGATGAAGCTGATCGTCGACCTGATCTACGAGGGCGGCATCACGAACATGCGCTACTCGGTGAGCAACACCGCGGAGTACGGCGACCTGACGCGCGGACCGCGCATCGTGACCGACGAGACACGCAGGGTGATGCGCGAGCTCCTCGCCGGCGTCCAGTCGGGGGCATTCGCCGACGAGTGGATGGCGGAGCACAAGGCCGGCAAGCCGAACTTCAAGCGGCTCGAGGCGGCCGGCAGGGAGCACCTCATCGAGAGGGTGGGGGAGAGGCTGCGCGGCATGATGCCCTGGCTGGGGAAGAACCGTCTGGTCGACAGGAGCAGGAACTGATGGGCGACGAGGCGTCGGTGCTCGAGAAAGCGGAGGGTCTTCTCCCGGGGCGGCTGCACGCCGGCCGCGAGGCGCACGCTCCGTGGGTGTGGGTGAACGGCGATTTCGTGCGCACGGAGGAGCTCCGGCTCCACTATTTCAGCCACGCCCTGCACTACGGCAGCGGCGTGTTCGAGGGAATCCGCTGCTACGAAACGTCCGCCGGGCCCGCCGTCTTCCGCCTGCGCGATCACATGGAGCGCCTGCTGGCCTCGGCGCGGGTGTACGGCCTGAACCTCGCGCACACGGCGGCCGATCTGGGCGCGGCGGCCCTGGAGACCGTGCGCCGCAACGGCGCGACCAACGCCTACATCCGGCCGCTGGTGTACTTCGGCGAGGGGCCGATCCATCTGACGCCGAGCAGCCGCTGCCCGACCGAGGTGTTCATCGCCCTCCGCTCGCTGGGGACGTACCTGGGCGAGGAGGGGCAGGTGCTCGGGGTGAAGGTGATCCTGTCGTCCTGGAGGAAGTTCGATCGCTCCATGCTGCCGCCCACGGTCAAGGGGTGCGGCCATTACACGAACTCGATCCTGGCGGCGCAGGAGGCCGCCGCGAAGGGCGCCGCCGAGGCGATCCTCCTGAACGCCGACGGCAGCGTGGCGGAGGCGACGGGAGAGAACGTGTTCTTCGTCAAGAACGGATTGCTCACGACCAACGGCGACGCCTCGAACATCCTGCCGGGGATCACGCGCGACACGGTCCTCAGGCTGGCCACCGACCTGGACATGCCCGCCGTCGTCCGGCCGTTCCGGCCGGAGGATCTCCTGGGGGCCGACGAGGTCTTCCTCACCGGCACCGCCGCCGAGGTGACGCCGGTCGCGGCGATCGACGGCCGGCCCGTTCCCTGCTCGGGGGAGGGGGTCACCGCGCGGCTGCAGAAGGCCTACTTCGACACCGTGCGCGGGCTCGGCGCCCGATCCGCGCAGTGGCTCTCCCATGCCTGAGATCCTGAAGCCGATCCCGGCCGCAGTGCCGGAGTACGACGACGGCGGGGGGGATGCCCCGGCCCGGGGAGAGGTCGAGATCTACGACACCACTCTGCGGGACGGCGCGCAGTCGGAGGAGATCTCCTACTCGGTCGACGACAAGCTGAAGATCCTGCGCGCCCTCGACCGCCTGGGGGTGCGCTTCGTGGAGGGCGGCTGGCCGGGCGCCAATCCCAAGGACCTGGAGTTCTTCGAGAGAGCGGGGCGCGAGGTGCTCGCGAACACGCGGCTGTGCGCCTTCGGATCCACGCGCCGTGCGCGCGGCCGGGTCGGAGAGGACGCCGGGCTGCGGACGGTCCTGTCGGCCGGGACGGCCTGGGTCACGATCTTCGGAAAGTCGTGGGACCACCACGTGCGCGAGGCCCTGCGCACGACGCTCGAGGAGAACCTGGCGATGATCTCCGACAGCGTGCTCTTCCTGAAGGAGGCCGGGCGGCGGGTCATCTACGACGCCGAGCACTTCTTCGACGGCTACCGGGCCAACCCGGAATACGCCCTGCTCACCCTCCTGGCGGCCGCCGAGTCCGGCGCCGATCGGATCGTCCTGTGCGACACCAACGGCGGGGCGCTTCCGGACCAGGTGCGCGCCGCGTTCATCGTGGCGCGCTCGCGGCTGGGGTCGAAGCCGCTCGGGATCCACGCGCACAACGACGGTGAGCTGGCGGTGTCCAACAGCCTCGCGGCCGTCGCGGCCGGCGCCGCGCACGTGCAGGGTACGATCAACGGCTACGGGGAGCGCTGCGGCAACGCCAACCTCTGCTCGGTGATCCCGAACCTCGAGCTGAAGCTGGGGCTGCGCTGCCTGCCGGCCGGGTCGCTCCCTCGCCTGACCGCGACTTCGCGCTGCGTCGGGGAGGTGGCGAACCGCACTCCGAACGGTCACCAGCCGTTCGTCGGGCGCAGCGCCTTCGCGCACAAGGCCGGCATCCACGTCAGCGCCATCGAGAGGACGAGCCGCGCGTACGAGCACATCGATCCGGCGCGGGTCGGCAACGAGACGCGCGTCCTGGTCTCCGACCAGATGGGGGCGAGCAACGTCCTCAACCGGGCGCGCGCACTCGGGATCGATCTCTCCGGCCATCCTGAGACCATGCGTCTCCTTGTCGAGCGCGTCAAGGAGCTGGAGTACACGGGCTACCAGTTCGAGAACGCCGAAGGGTCGTTCACCCTGCTCGTCCTGGAGGCGCTGGAGAGGCGGCCGCGCTTCTTCACCCTGGTGGACTACCGGGTGCTCCTGACGGCCGCGGGCTCCCCCGAGGCGACGGTGCGCGTGCGCGTGGGCGACGGGGAGAACCACGCCGTCAGCCTGGGCGTCGGACCGGCGCACGCCCTCGACCTGGCGCTCCGCCACGCCCTCGCCGGCGCCTTCCCGGAGATCGGGGAGCTGAAGCTCGTCGACTTCAAGGTGCGCATCCTGGACGGCCACGACGGGACCGCCGCCCGCACCCGCGTGCACATCGAGATGGGAGACGCGGAGAGGACCTGGAGCACGACCGGAGTCGACCCGGACATCATCGCGGCGACGATCCACGCTCTCGTCGAGGGGTACGAGTACGGTCTGCTGCTGCGGCGCACGGCCGGCGTCCTGTCCACAGGCGCCCCGAGCGTCGCCGCCTCAGGCAACGTCACGCTGCAGCCGCGCGGTGAAGGCCGGCTGCCGATCGTCATTCTCAACGAGATCGATCCGGGTCGTTCGGAGATCGGAGCCTGACGGCCATGGAACCTCGGACCCCGAGACGACGTTCACTATCACGCCGACCGGCATCTCCTCTGCGCCAGCGGTCAGTACGGCGAACGCTCGAAGGCTGATCCCTCTCCCCGCAGTTCCCCCGCAGGACTGACGCGCCCGGTCGGCGCCTCCTTGCCTTCCGACCGGCCGGTCGGGTCGGAGCGCGGGGTCTTGACGACGACGGGCCGGCGGTCGTATGTGGGGAAGATGGGACATCGCCCGCGGGCCTTCCTGTGGGCCTCGATCGCCCTGGTCGTGGCGGTCCTGGCCGGCGGGGCCATGCCCCGCGGCAGGCGCTCGCCTGTCGATGCCCCGGGTCTCATCGGATATCTGTACGTGAACGAGGGGACCGCCGACCGGAACGACCCGGAGGCGGACAACGTCGTCGCGGGGTTCGCCGCCTTCGCCGACGGGGCGCTGGCTCTGCTTCCCTCATCCCCCTGGTCCACAGGAGGGAAAGGGACATCGGGACCGGTGTTCCTGGCGGCCCCGCGCATCGGCATCGGTCCGGACGCCCGGCATCTGTTCGTGGCCAACTGGGGGAGCCACAGCCTCGCCGTCTTCGACATCACCGACGACGGCTCGCTGCGGGCCATCGAGGGCTCGCCGTTCGACAGCAGGGGCCTGCATCCGGAAGGGCTCGCGCTGTCACCCGACGGCCGCTTCCTGTTCGTGGGGCACTCGGGCGATCATTCGATCGTGTCGTTCGTCCTCGACGGGGGCGGGCGCCCGGAGCCCGCCTCCACGTTCGCGATCGATACGGAGCCGGACGGACTGGCGACGACACCCGACGGGCGGTTCCTCCTGGCGAGCCTGCCGTCCCTGGGACGGATCGCGGTGCTGCGGGTCGCCGCGGACGGCGGCCTGTCGCACGTCCCCGGCTCTCCGTTCGACGCCGACGCCGGCGCCGCGGACGGCATCGTCCTGGGCCGCGGCGGGGCCCTGGCCTATGTCGCCGATGCCAGGTCGTTCCGTACCGAGCTCAGTCTCTACTCGCTCGATCCGCGCGGGGTCCTGCGCTCCGTTCCGGGCTCCCCCTTCGGCAGGCCGGGTCCCGCGGCGAACATCCTTCACCTCATCCCCGGCGGCGCCGTCCTCGCCGCCGCGCTGCCGGACATCGACCGCGTCGCCGGCTTCGCCATCGGCGCCGACGGGCGACCGTCGCCCGCGCCGGGCTCACCGTTCAGGGGCGGTCCGCTCGGCACGGCGCCGACCGGAATGGCGACCGATCCGCTCGGTCGCTACCTGTACGTCGCCGACGCCACGAGCGACGCGATCTCCGTGCTGCGCCCGGATTCCCAGGGCCGTCTGCTGCTGGCGGCGGACGGCGTGCGCACCGGAGTTCACGGCCTGCCGCTCTCCGGTCTGGCGTTCGCGGCCGCGGGGGACGAGGACGGTGACGGGATCGAGGCGGTGATCGACAACTGCCGGGCGATCGCCAACGCCTCGCAGTCGGACGCCGACGGCGACGGCCGGGGCGACGCCTGCGACGATTGTCCGCTGGTCCAGGACGCCGCGCAGCGCGACGCCGACGGCGACGGCGCGGGGGACGCGTGCGACGACGATCGGGACGGCGACACGATTCCGGACGCGAGCGACGTGTGCCCGGACCGGGCGGACCCCGATCAGGCCGACACCGATCGGGACGGCGTCGGCGACGCCTGCGACAATTGTCCCTCGTCGCCCAACCCCGGCCAGGAGGACGCGGACGCCGATCTCGAGGGAGATGTCTGCGCCCGCCCGTTCACCCGGATCGGCTGGCTGTACGTCCTGACCAACGCCGCGGACAACTCGCTGGCCGCCTGGGAGGTCGACACGCTCGGGCGCCTGCGCCGGCTGCCCGGTTCCCCCTTTCCCACGGGTGGCCGGGGGCCGCTGGCCTCGACCCTGTTCGCGCCCCAGCGCCTCGCCGTGCTGCGCGGCGCGCCGTCCATCCTGTTCGCCTCCAACGAGGGGAGCCACGACCTGAGCGCCTTCCGCATCCAGCCGGACGGCCGGCCCGAGCTCGTCCCCGGCTTCCCGCGCGCGACCGGCGGCCTCTTTCCGGCGGCCCTGGCGATCCACCCGGGCGGTCCCTACCTCGCCGCGGCGAATCTCTCCCAGATCAGCCTGTTCCTCGTGAAGCGCTCGACCGTCGACCTGACTCCCGTGCCCGGTTCGCCCATCCCCGTGACCGGCTCCGTGGGGGGACTGGCCTTCCCGGCGGACGGCAGGATCCTCGAGGTCGCGCTCACCGACCTGGGTTCGGCGCGGGCGATCCGGTTCAAGGCGCCGTTCCCCGTGGTGAACGGCTCCGCCGCCGGCATCAGCGGCGCTTCGACCGCGGGCCTCGCGTTCAACGCCGCGGGGACTCGCGTCTACATCGGAGGGGCCACCGCGGGCCCGTCCATCGCCGGGGGGTTCAGCATCGATTTGAACGGCAGGGCGACAGCGCTCCCTCGCTCGCCGCAGGGGGGCGGGGGGATCAACTCCAACGTCGTCCTGGTCTCGCCCCGCGACCGTTTCCTGTACGTCTCGAACCAGGGAAGCGACACGATTGCCGGGTTCCGGCTGGAGGCCTCCGGAGCCATGGCGCCGCTGCCGGCGACACCCTTCGCCAACGCCCCCTTCGGGGCCGTTCCCGTCGGCCTGGCGACCGACACGCTCGGCCGCCTCCTGTTCGCGGCCGACGCGGGGGACGACGCCGTCACCGTGCTGAGGATCGAGAAGGACGGGTCCCTCCTGCCCGTCGGGAGGGCCGAGAAGACCGGCGCCATCGGCGGCCGGCCGCTCGGCGGGATCGCGTTCGTGCCGTCGGGGGACGAGGACGGAGACGGCGTCGATTCGCTGGTCGACAACTGCCCGGCGGCGGCCAATCCGGGACAGTCGGACGCGGACCTCGACGGCGCGGGGGACGCCTGCGACGACTGTCCGGGGCTCCGGAACCCCGGTCAGGAGGACTCGGACGGCGACGGTGTCGGCGACGCCTGCGATCCCGATCCCGACGGCGATGGTCTCCTCGCGCCCGAGGACAGCTGTCCGCTCGATGCCGACCCGCAGGACGTCGACCGTGACGCCGACGGCACCGGCGACCTGTGCGATCCATGTCCTGACGATCCGAAGAACGACGAGGATCAGGACGGGAGCTGCGCGGGGGTCGATAACTGTCCGGCGAAACCGAACCCGCGTCAGGAGGACGCGGACGGTGACGGGCGCGGCGACGCCTGCGACAATTGCCTGACGATCTACAACCCGGATCAGGCGGACATCGACCGCGATGACGAAGGGGACGCCTGCGAGAAAGGGTTCCAGCAGGAGTCGTACCTGTACGTGAACGGCATGTCCCCCTTGAACAGGATCGCCGGATTCGAGACCAAGACGACCGGCACGCTCATGCCCGTTCCGGGCTCTCCCTTCCTCACGCTGGGATCGGGGCGCCAGGACAATCCCGCTCCGTCGGGGGCTCCGGGCCTGGCCATCGACGGTCGCGGCACGCGGTTGTTCGCCCTCAATCCGCTCTCCCGCTCGGTCTCGGTGCTCGAGCTGTCCGGCTCCGGAACGCTCGAGCTCGGGATCGGATCCCCCTACGTGGTGCCGCTCACCAATCCGCTCGGTATCGCGACCGACCGGGCCGGACGCACGCTTTACGTCAGCGGCCTGGCGCTTGCGGAGGCCGGGGAGAGTCCGCAGGGGGCCCTCGCCGTGATGGGCGTGTCGCGCTCGGGACGCCTCACGGCCATGACCGGGGTGGTGCTCCCGATGACGGGGGAGCCGGACGGCCTGGCCCTTTCACCCGACGGCTCTCTCCTCGCAGTCGCCGTCCCCGATGCCGGCGAGGTCGCCCTGTTCGAGGTGCGCGAGCCGGGGGTTCTGGATCCGCTGCCAGGCTGGCCTGCCGCCGTTCCCGGGATCGATCGCCCGGGGCCGCTGGCGTTTCAGCGGCGCGCGGCGGTGCCGGGAGCGGCCCCCCTCGAGAGGCCGTGGCTCCTGGCCGTCGGTCAGGCGCCCCCCTGGCCGGCCGCGATCTCCGTCGTGACCGCGGACGCGGACGGGCCGGTGCCGGTCACGTTCTTCGACCTTGGGGTCCCAGGAGGGACGCTCGACATCGCGCCCGACCAGGAGAAGGATCGCCTGTTCGTGTCGCTCCCCGGCGCGAACGCCGTGGGAGCCGTGGACGGCGCGTTCGCCGGCCCCGCGCGGTACGCCCCCGGTTCCCCTTTCCCGCTGCCCCAGACCGCGGCGATTCCGTCCGGCCTGGCCCTCGGTCCGCGGGGACAAAGACTGCACGTCGTGGCGCGCGGATCGAACACCGTCACGACCCTGGGTGTCGACGAGGACGGCCGGATCCATCCCCCCGTCGTCCCTCCGATGGCGACCCTGATTCAGGCGGCGAACCCTTCGGCGGGGGTCGCCCTGCTGCCGGCCCTCGATCTGGACGGGGACGGGATTCCGCCACCGCTCGACGATTGTCCGGGAGTAGCGGACCCCGCCCAGGAGGACTCGGACGACGACGGGGCCGGTGACGCCTGCCAGCCGACCGTGTCGCTCGGGAGCGTCGTTCCGGCGCTCGCAAGCCCGGCGGGAGATCTCCGCACCCTTCCGGTCCTGGCGGCCGGGGCGCGGATTTCCGATCCCGACGCCCAGACGCTGCGGGGCCGCGCGATCGTGTGGGTGAGAGAGGCGACGACCGTCACCCTGAAGGACGCCGCCACCTCCGGGATCTTGAGCGATTCCATCGACTGCGGCGCCGGCCTCGAATTGGAGGGCCGGCCGGGCGAAGGGCTGGCGTTCCTGGATGACTCGGCGGGGACGCCGATCCTCGTGGACGAAGACTCGACTCTGGCCTGCGACGACCGACTGCAGGACTACGAGATCGCGG
Protein-coding regions in this window:
- the ilvC gene encoding ketol-acid reductoisomerase — protein: MNIFYEKDAEPGRLRGKRIAVLGYGSQGHAHALNLKEGGHTVAVGLKPGSASRAKAEGAGLSVMDTAEAALWGDIVMMLVPDELAPETYEKEVAQGLRAGKHFAVAHGFSIHFRKIVPPKDVNVFMVAPKAPGHLVRHEFTKGAGVPMLMAAHQDPSGDTRAVALAYACAIGGGRAGVIETTFKDETETDLFGEQAVLCGGLSALITAGFETLVEAGYPPEMAYFECLHEMKLIVDLIYEGGITNMRYSVSNTAEYGDLTRGPRIVTDETRRVMRELLAGVQSGAFADEWMAEHKAGKPNFKRLEAAGREHLIERVGERLRGMMPWLGKNRLVDRSRN
- a CDS encoding branched-chain amino acid transaminase, with the translated sequence MGDEASVLEKAEGLLPGRLHAGREAHAPWVWVNGDFVRTEELRLHYFSHALHYGSGVFEGIRCYETSAGPAVFRLRDHMERLLASARVYGLNLAHTAADLGAAALETVRRNGATNAYIRPLVYFGEGPIHLTPSSRCPTEVFIALRSLGTYLGEEGQVLGVKVILSSWRKFDRSMLPPTVKGCGHYTNSILAAQEAAAKGAAEAILLNADGSVAEATGENVFFVKNGLLTTNGDASNILPGITRDTVLRLATDLDMPAVVRPFRPEDLLGADEVFLTGTAAEVTPVAAIDGRPVPCSGEGVTARLQKAYFDTVRGLGARSAQWLSHA
- the cimA gene encoding citramalate synthase — encoded protein: MPEILKPIPAAVPEYDDGGGDAPARGEVEIYDTTLRDGAQSEEISYSVDDKLKILRALDRLGVRFVEGGWPGANPKDLEFFERAGREVLANTRLCAFGSTRRARGRVGEDAGLRTVLSAGTAWVTIFGKSWDHHVREALRTTLEENLAMISDSVLFLKEAGRRVIYDAEHFFDGYRANPEYALLTLLAAAESGADRIVLCDTNGGALPDQVRAAFIVARSRLGSKPLGIHAHNDGELAVSNSLAAVAAGAAHVQGTINGYGERCGNANLCSVIPNLELKLGLRCLPAGSLPRLTATSRCVGEVANRTPNGHQPFVGRSAFAHKAGIHVSAIERTSRAYEHIDPARVGNETRVLVSDQMGASNVLNRARALGIDLSGHPETMRLLVERVKELEYTGYQFENAEGSFTLLVLEALERRPRFFTLVDYRVLLTAAGSPEATVRVRVGDGENHAVSLGVGPAHALDLALRHALAGAFPEIGELKLVDFKVRILDGHDGTAARTRVHIEMGDAERTWSTTGVDPDIIAATIHALVEGYEYGLLLRRTAGVLSTGAPSVAASGNVTLQPRGEGRLPIVILNEIDPGRSEIGA
- a CDS encoding thrombospondin type 3 repeat-containing protein, which gives rise to MTTTGRRSYVGKMGHRPRAFLWASIALVVAVLAGGAMPRGRRSPVDAPGLIGYLYVNEGTADRNDPEADNVVAGFAAFADGALALLPSSPWSTGGKGTSGPVFLAAPRIGIGPDARHLFVANWGSHSLAVFDITDDGSLRAIEGSPFDSRGLHPEGLALSPDGRFLFVGHSGDHSIVSFVLDGGGRPEPASTFAIDTEPDGLATTPDGRFLLASLPSLGRIAVLRVAADGGLSHVPGSPFDADAGAADGIVLGRGGALAYVADARSFRTELSLYSLDPRGVLRSVPGSPFGRPGPAANILHLIPGGAVLAAALPDIDRVAGFAIGADGRPSPAPGSPFRGGPLGTAPTGMATDPLGRYLYVADATSDAISVLRPDSQGRLLLAADGVRTGVHGLPLSGLAFAAAGDEDGDGIEAVIDNCRAIANASQSDADGDGRGDACDDCPLVQDAAQRDADGDGAGDACDDDRDGDTIPDASDVCPDRADPDQADTDRDGVGDACDNCPSSPNPGQEDADADLEGDVCARPFTRIGWLYVLTNAADNSLAAWEVDTLGRLRRLPGSPFPTGGRGPLASTLFAPQRLAVLRGAPSILFASNEGSHDLSAFRIQPDGRPELVPGFPRATGGLFPAALAIHPGGPYLAAANLSQISLFLVKRSTVDLTPVPGSPIPVTGSVGGLAFPADGRILEVALTDLGSARAIRFKAPFPVVNGSAAGISGASTAGLAFNAAGTRVYIGGATAGPSIAGGFSIDLNGRATALPRSPQGGGGINSNVVLVSPRDRFLYVSNQGSDTIAGFRLEASGAMAPLPATPFANAPFGAVPVGLATDTLGRLLFAADAGDDAVTVLRIEKDGSLLPVGRAEKTGAIGGRPLGGIAFVPSGDEDGDGVDSLVDNCPAAANPGQSDADLDGAGDACDDCPGLRNPGQEDSDGDGVGDACDPDPDGDGLLAPEDSCPLDADPQDVDRDADGTGDLCDPCPDDPKNDEDQDGSCAGVDNCPAKPNPRQEDADGDGRGDACDNCLTIYNPDQADIDRDDEGDACEKGFQQESYLYVNGMSPLNRIAGFETKTTGTLMPVPGSPFLTLGSGRQDNPAPSGAPGLAIDGRGTRLFALNPLSRSVSVLELSGSGTLELGIGSPYVVPLTNPLGIATDRAGRTLYVSGLALAEAGESPQGALAVMGVSRSGRLTAMTGVVLPMTGEPDGLALSPDGSLLAVAVPDAGEVALFEVREPGVLDPLPGWPAAVPGIDRPGPLAFQRRAAVPGAAPLERPWLLAVGQAPPWPAAISVVTADADGPVPVTFFDLGVPGGTLDIAPDQEKDRLFVSLPGANAVGAVDGAFAGPARYAPGSPFPLPQTAAIPSGLALGPRGQRLHVVARGSNTVTTLGVDEDGRIHPPVVPPMATLIQAANPSAGVALLPALDLDGDGIPPPLDDCPGVADPAQEDSDDDGAGDACQPTVSLGSVVPALASPAGDLRTLPVLAAGARISDPDAQTLRGRAIVWVREATTVTLKDAATSGILSDSIDCGAGLELEGRPGEGLAFLDDSAGTPILVDEDSTLACDDRLQDYEIAAGACDAEGAPFGPSLSLQGMALPAPVCARAVADPARRFHLRLETIAPGGATLTAERMAATIKVAYVGSKLPGSVPLDALPPLAGEESRPMVLTLSATDGDTPEVFGRADFAWRGEQSLVFGHAPLASRPPDALVECASPAGAEVVLDGAGSSDPDGDALEHLFILEDDESSPSVLAAGERTTVTLPRGRHSIAHRVRDPAGLVSSALFGVNVVDTTPPIATAVPRPALLWPPDHSLVPVHVDLVASDACSALVDVRLLGVRRSEPDDAPGSGDGRTTGDVAGVEPGDDRDVLLRAERSSTGAGRTYTLTYRLTDAAGNTRTLEVPVVVPRTLAK